In Daphnia magna isolate NIES linkage group LG5, ASM2063170v1.1, whole genome shotgun sequence, a single genomic region encodes these proteins:
- the LOC116924092 gene encoding uncharacterized protein LOC116924092 produces the protein MKSHYFVCIIAMAVVQFSNVSGHGYICDPPGRSSMWRKECGGFSTATNVNDMGLNCGGLEVQFNGVNQGRCGECGDEWSLPRPRSNDEGGLYGTGVIGKTYRQGSVINATVLLTANHYGFFTFRLCPKTSAQQLVTQQCLDQNLLTLSDGSTKFLIQTLGVYFYPKIQLPPGLTCNNCVLQWRYTSGNNWGICEDGTGAVGCGDYQETFVNCADIAIV, from the exons ATGAAGTCTCATTATTTTGTTTGTATAATTGCGATGGCGGTGGTCCAATTTTCAAATGTGTCCGGACACGGTTACATCTGCGATCCTCCCGGCCGCTCTTCCATGTGGAGGAAAGAGTGCGGTGGATTTTCGACAGCGACAAATGTCAACGACATGGGCCTCAACTGCGGAGGATTAGAG GTACAATTTAATGGAGTCAATCAAGGACGATGTGGCGAATGCGGCGACGAATGGAGTTTACCGCGTCCCAGGTCTAACGACGAGGGTGGCCTCTACGGTACTGGAGTAATAGGGAAAACCTACCGGCAAGGAAGT gTCATCAACGCTACCGTGTTGTTGACAGCCAATCACTACGGCTTTTTCACGTTCCGACTCTGCCCGAAAACATCTGCCCAGCAGTTGGTGACGCAACAATGTCTGGATCAGAATTTGCTGACACTCTCCGACGGATCGACTAAATTCCTCATTCAGACGCTTGGTGTTTATTTCTACCCGAAGATCCAATTACCACCTGGATTGACATGCAACAACTGCGTTCTCCAATGGCGTTACACATCTG GTAATAACTGGGGAATTTGCGAGGATGGAACTGGTGCTGTCGGCTGTGGCGATTACCAGGAGACATTTGTCAATTGTGCCGACATAGCCATCGTTTAA
- the LOC116923951 gene encoding uncharacterized protein LOC116923951: MSGSHCYRNNKSLNRPLIAMQNMIRGERSALVTLALLLIGLSALVNEAGAENRFPTSLDDSNLEEEARYGVISLTGATSKTTLNLSGIVLLGMSLSAAVSMWAYSHNLLSAQTSSGHNHLFKKLFNKLSPSTSPLNYTVNLSGLLVLGLGVAAATMLWSHVSALSDNRLKRSTSDDGSLAIALNNMHRRFERAEIYEMTCRQRIICEIGAEKKSNFPENSFAYSVNSFFGSINGNKMLMESFENHKRAKSYLMAWNEGKGGKMCKTVYDQCSMTNDSINKLIKSSE, encoded by the exons ATGAGTGGAAGCCACTGTTACAGAAACAATAAAAGTCTTAATCGTCCTCTGATTGCAATGCAGAATATGATTCGAGGTGAAAGAAGCGCTTTGGTCACGTTGGCCCTCCTGCTGATTGGCCTGTCCGCCCTAGTGAACGAAGCCGGAGCTGAAAACCGGTTCCCTACTTCCCTAGACGATAGCAATCTAGAGGAGGAAGCTCGTTATGGAGTTATTTCG CTGACCGGAGCAACTTCCAAAACGACGCTCAACCTGAGCGGTATTGTCTTGTTGGGCATGTCCTTATCTGCGGCCGTCTCTATGTGGGCTTATTCGCATAACCTGTTATCGGCGCAGACATCCAGCGGCCACAACCACTTGTTCAAAAAGCTTTTCAATAAG TTGTCGCCGTCGACGTCACCGCTCAATTACACCGTCAACTTGTCGGGTCTTCTTGTTTTGGGATTGGGCGTCGCAGCCGCCACCATGCTCTGGTCTCACGTGTCCGCACTTTCCGATAACAGGCTCAAG AGATCGACGAGCGACGATGGATCGCTGGCCATTGCTCTCAATAATATGCACAGACGATTCGAACGTGCTGAAATCTACGAAATGACCTGCCGCCAACGAATCATTTGCGAAATCGGAGCTGAGAAAAAGAGCAATTTCCCTGAAAATAGCTTTGCATATTCGGTCAATTCTTTCTTCGG CTCGATTAACGGAAACAAGATGCTCATGGAAAGCTTTGAGAACCACAAAAGAGCGAAAAGTTATCTGATGGCCTGGAACGAGGGCAAAGGAGGGAAAATGTGCAAAACTGTTTACGACCAATGTTCCATGACTAACGACAGCATAAACAAGCTCATCAAATCTTCTGAATAA
- the LOC116922740 gene encoding uncharacterized protein LOC116922740: MMHKWSVAMILCCWMLVLSVSARASASNLDDDNGLDVDFEDVSSTDVHPTARFAFVNLNSDGSLSFTFNATSLQYTLLAALTALVLAAILLPLLGLIGIGSQEPEYGYAYTDQQGYTGTSYDAPAPSYGANSYGGSSYSKRSLSWMGPVMEALSKSYQKYEMGGGSSRSEEKHQE; encoded by the exons atgatgCACAAGTGGAGCGTAGCGATGATTTTATGCTGCTGGATGTTGGTGCTCTCAGTTAGCGCCAGAGCGTCGGCCAGTAATCTAGACGATGATAACGGCTTGGATGTTGATTTCGAAGATGTTAGCAGCACTGACGTCCACCCGACGGCGCGTTTCGCCTTCGTCAACTTGAATTCCGACGGTTCGTTATCCTTCACGTTCAACGCCACATCTCTCCAGTACACGCTACTGGCCGCTTTAACTGCCCTCGTCTTGGCGGCCATCCTTCTGCCCTTGTTGGGTCTTATCGGCATCGGCAGCCAAGAACCGGAGTACGGATACGCTTATACGGATCAGCAAGGCTACACTGGAACTTCTTACGACGCTCCGGCACCTTCGTATGGCGCTAATTCTTACGGCGGCTCGTCCTACAGCAAACG GTCGTTGAGCTGGATGGGTCCTGTCATGGAAGCTCTGTCCAAGAGCTACCAGAAATACGAGATGGGCGGTGGAAGCAGCCGGAGCGAAGAGAAACATCAAGAATGA
- the LOC123466246 gene encoding uncharacterized protein LOC123466246 isoform X1, translating into MAVLWTITTVIAMAGVSAFKARESFQPVDVGFQFSTPVNLANTLQNSVAGPLSLVLVVAFTGILVAGLIVPKLTSAWSARSSDDDFNSSWWRRILDPLDIEEAFEFMDDLRDPCRRKILCHVHSFVPYAPTWLQTVFRLISRNIRGVARYKEDIIQGLGGADCHQIYQAECPQTVGQLLTMTRPIRRILQQQGRHFHSTGDRYFNFV; encoded by the exons ATGGCCGTTTTATGGACTATAACAACCGTCATAGCAATGGCTGGTGTATCGGCTTTCAAAGCTCGTGAGTCCTTTCAGCCGGTCGATGTTGGTTTCCAGTTTTCCACGCCAGTTAATTTGGCAAACACGTTACAAAACAGTGTGGCCGGCCCGCTCAGCCTCGTTCTCGTCGTCGCTTTTACTGGCATTCTCGTGGCAGGTCTCATCGTGCCCAAATTAACTTCCGCTTGGTCGGCCCGTTCTTCCGATGACGATTTCAATTCCAG TTGGTGGCGTCGAATTTTGGATCCCCTGGATATCGAAGAGGCTTTCGAATTTATGGACGATCTGCGTGATCCTTGTCGAAGGAAGATCTTGTGTCACGTTCACAGTTTCGTGCCCTACGCTCCGACTTGGCTGCAGACCGTCTTCCGCCTCATCAG TAGAAACATCCGCGGTGTGGCGCGATACAAGGAGGATATCATACAAGGACTGGGAGGAGCTGATTGTCACCAAATCTATCAAGCAGAATGTCCGCAAACGGTTGGCCAACTTCTGACGATGACCAGACCCATTCGTCGCATTCTCCAACAACAAGGCCGGCATTTTCATTCGACTGGCGACCGATACTTTAATTTCGTTTGA
- the LOC123466246 gene encoding uncharacterized protein LOC123466246 isoform X2 → MAVLWTITTVIAMAGVSAFKARESFQPVDVGFQFSTPVNLANTLQNSVAGPLSLVLVVAFTGILVAGLIVPKLTSAWSARSSDDDFNSSWWRRILDPLDIEEAFEFMDDLRDPCRRKILCHVHSFVPYAPTWLQTVFRLIRNIRGVARYKEDIIQGLGGADCHQIYQAECPQTVGQLLTMTRPIRRILQQQGRHFHSTGDRYFNFV, encoded by the exons ATGGCCGTTTTATGGACTATAACAACCGTCATAGCAATGGCTGGTGTATCGGCTTTCAAAGCTCGTGAGTCCTTTCAGCCGGTCGATGTTGGTTTCCAGTTTTCCACGCCAGTTAATTTGGCAAACACGTTACAAAACAGTGTGGCCGGCCCGCTCAGCCTCGTTCTCGTCGTCGCTTTTACTGGCATTCTCGTGGCAGGTCTCATCGTGCCCAAATTAACTTCCGCTTGGTCGGCCCGTTCTTCCGATGACGATTTCAATTCCAG TTGGTGGCGTCGAATTTTGGATCCCCTGGATATCGAAGAGGCTTTCGAATTTATGGACGATCTGCGTGATCCTTGTCGAAGGAAGATCTTGTGTCACGTTCACAGTTTCGTGCCCTACGCTCCGACTTGGCTGCAGACCGTCTTCCGCCTCATCAG AAACATCCGCGGTGTGGCGCGATACAAGGAGGATATCATACAAGGACTGGGAGGAGCTGATTGTCACCAAATCTATCAAGCAGAATGTCCGCAAACGGTTGGCCAACTTCTGACGATGACCAGACCCATTCGTCGCATTCTCCAACAACAAGGCCGGCATTTTCATTCGACTGGCGACCGATACTTTAATTTCGTTTGA
- the LOC116922741 gene encoding uncharacterized protein LOC116922741, producing MNNPMILFVVTMLTASVHGTLTAEDQPTFDPTVAITNFNQFKTNLDKAQEFLISIYKGAFGGISAFWLVYSFWMVLSVFYYSFSVSYLNARDEAEAEAKENEIQRAFQVSQIDVNSIFQKLRSIHDKATSKVGDSCYRRGLCEIRSYLATTRFYSGIPKLIRRMLRLEPQSRETGTCSQIHYECTITKLLASLIQ from the exons ATGAATAACCCAATGATTTTGTTCGTTGTGACGATGTTAACAGCGTCCGTTCACGGGACACTTACAGCAGAAGATCAACCAACTTTTGATCCGACTGTGGCAATCAccaatttcaatcaatttaaaACCAATTTAGACA AAGCCCAAGAGTTCTTGATCAGCATTTACAAAGGAGCCTTTGGAGGCATTTCGGCTTTTTGGTTAGTCTATTCATTCTGGATGGTCTTGTCGGTTTTCTACTACTCTTTCAGTGTCAGCTATCTGAACGCCAGAGACGAAGCTGAAGCCGAAGCGAAGGAAAACGAAATCCAACGAGCCTTTCAGGTGTCGCAGATTGACGTCAACTCCATTTTTCAAAA ATTGAGAAGCATTCATGACAAGGCTACTAGTAAGGTGGGCGACAGTTGCTATCGGCGTGGCCTCTGCGAAATACGGAGCTATTTGGCCACCACCAGGTTCTACAGTGGGATCCCGAAATTGAT ACGGAGGATGTTGCGTTTGGAGCCACAGAGTCGCGAAACAGGCACGTGCAGCCAAATTCATTACGAGTGCACCATAACTAAATTGCTGGCCAGTCTCATTCAATGA
- the LOC116922742 gene encoding nodal modulator 1 yields the protein MYSINLIVFLVTCFFIHTFAEEDFLGCGGFVQVDKAVGLDLSKVEIRLYTKQGNLKYHTDCAPNNGYYFIPIYDKGEYVIKVVSPNGWSFKPSSFPVNIDRETDWCSQGKDINFVFQGFSINGKVISHGRSSGPAGVKLQLLADDTNDVLQSILSEKQGEFSFKNIAPGKYLVRASHPEWRLSSSEVKINVQSDSQSIVEGLVILGYPVEGQVISEGEPIQNVIFSLYSRDEDATSHCGLDAPSVSSPVQDDSGWNLVCQTSSDLKGQFHFPVVQPGHYKIVPLYQGENIRFDITPATFDFDVEDSRLIMTQKFEVQGFRVSGRVLEHSSGSGLVGAKVYLNDKQVAITGDEGSYNLENIKTGMYRLTAESDHSGFERLSVRISPNTPSLPDIVASSYRVCGQIELSDLAVGPKARQVIFIPTSVKDSSAEPVLLSTDDTGVFCQLLKPGTYKLEPMALESEVAAGLKFVPASHEIVVKQEALSGFSFSQFRASIRGKIMVIGTASNVPVRLTSVSQPTRLVQPVEAIAGADGTFEFSQLLPGKYRLSVLQDDWCWKSKTIDVELVDSDQSDLVFEQTGFAFAISSSHEVDLTFTVDGEGSDELLTVKAGVSKHCLPRAGHYVFTPKSCHVFDAPSVEWNSDKPMLVHLKSVSHRVGVIVRSDHEVADLSVTATSSNGGTTPLVLESVEKPSENEYQHQFVFNAPSGETLQVVATAESLLFFPSTLSLTVGRECDDKAGTIIAQRGLYVSGSVRPAISDVEVTISGGRLSQPVTVETDSNGQYIYGPVNLDGHPILDLAATFTVEAKKRGYIVRPAKTFGDFIAEKLAEISVLVVDSATGQPLPSVLVAAAGGVGYRQNSQTGPDGRVTLSSLNPGEYFIKPVLKEYRFDPSSKLIEIEDGATVELQIKGERVAFSCFGSVTALNGEPEGSVSVEAVGTGPSHCAEYQEDATSEANGQFRIRGLLPGCEYTVRMKTGNGFNKNVERTLPLSTNVKVENSDVSGLRFSVIKAVNQADVVVTLDVLEPEHLRTIKLNLFREDQPGVVLQSLKLDNSPLVVLPVLPMDGRKYFIQLESNLGRHHFDYQMPELSFTANTSVQHLSMRFHPRRKTVDASETTQVSIRGVLVALLVGLAAYYREELGPFINRVLAVVNNALKPNRGGFAFGSGLSGASSSSGHPNNPVFSEQELALMDEGNNVTKKRVKPRRAQ from the exons ATGTATTCCATTAATCTAATAGTTTTTCTTGTGACTTGCTTTTTTATCCATACATTCGCGGAAGAAGATTTTTTGGGATGCGGCGGCTTCGTTCAAGTCGATAAGGCAGTAGGGCTCGACTTATCTAAAGTTGAAATCCGACT GTACACCAAACAAGGGAACCTAAAATACCATACAGATTGTGCACCGAACAATGGGTACTACTTCATTCCCATTTATGACAAGGGAGAATATGTTATCAAG GTGGTTTCACCAAACGGATGGAGTTTCAAACCGTCGTCTTTCCCTGTAAACATCGACAGAGAAACAGACTGGTGCTCTCAAGGAAAAGAtataaattttgtgtttcagGGTTTTTCTATCAATGGCAAG GTTATTAGTCATGGGAGATCAAGTGGACCAGCTGGTGTAAAACTTCAGTTGCTAGCTGACGACACTAACGATGTACTCCAAAGCATTTTATCCGAAAAACAAGGcgaattttctttcaaaaatattGCGCCTGGCAAGTACCTAGTTCGAGCAAGCCATCCCGAGTGGCGACTCAGCTCCAGTGAAGTGAAAATCAATGTGCAATCCGACTCACAGTCAATAGTCGAAGGCTTGGTCATTCTTGGCTACCCAGTTGAAGGTCAAGTCATCAGTGAAGGAGAGCCTATCCAAAATGTTATCTTTTCACTCTACTCACGGGATGAGGATGCCACGTCACATTGTGGATTAGACGCCCCATCCGTTTCTTCTCCGGTTCAAGATGACAGTGGCTGGAACCTCGTTTGCCAAACGTCTTCTGATCTTAAAGGCCAATTTCATTTTCCTGTTGTTCAGCCTGGCCATTACAAAATAGTACCCCTCTATCAAGGAGAAAACATTCGTTTTGACATTACTCCCGCCACGTTTGACTTTGACGTTGAAGACAGTCGACTAATAATGACACAAAAATTTGAA GTACAAGGATTCCGTGTCAGCGGCCGAGTTCTAGAACACTCTAGTGGCTCAGGCCTTGTTGGTGCCAAAGTTTATTTGAACGACAAGCAAGTCGCGATCACCGGTGACGAAGGCTCCTACAATTTAGAGAATATCAAAACGGGAATGTATCGCCTAACTGCCGAGTCTG ATCACTCGGGTTTTGAACGTTTGAGTGTCCGAATCAGCCCAAACACACCGTCACTGCCGGATATAGTCGCTTCCTCTTACCGTGTTTGTGGGCAAATTGAGTTATCCGATTTAGCTGTTGGGCCCAAAGCCAGGCAGGTGATATTTATTCCAACGTCGGTTAAGGATTCTTCTGCCGAACCAGTGCTCTTGTCCACCGATGATACAGGAGTCTTTTGCCAGTTGCTCAAACCAGGCACTTACAAATTGGAACCAATGGCGCTCGAGTCCGAAGTGGCTGCTGGCTTGAA attCGTTCCTGCATCGCATGAAATTGTAGTAAAACAAGAAGCCCTGTCTGGTTTCAGTTTTTCGCAATTCAGAGCTTCGATTCGAGGCAAAATTATGGTAATCGGAACCGCCTCAAATGTGCCGGTGAGACTGACAAGCGTCTCACAACCGACACGTTTGGTCCAACCTGTAGAAGCTATCGCTGGGGCAGATGGAACGTTTGAATTTAGCCAATTACTTCCCGGAAAATACCGCCTATCTGTTTTGCAAGACGACTGGTGTTGGAAGTCCAAAACGATCGACGTTGAATTAGTTGATTCCGATCAGTCTGATTTGGTATTTGAGCAAACCGGGTTCGCTTTTGCCATTTCGTCGAGTCACGAAGTCGATTTGACATTTACCGTCGATGGAGAGGGGAGCGACGAGCTTCTAACAGTGAAAGCGGGTGTTTCGAAACACTGTCTTCCCCGTGCTGGCCACTATGTTTTCACGCCCAAGAGTTGCCACGTCTTCGATGCTCCATCGGTCGAATGGAATTCAGACAAGCCGATGCTCGTTCACTTGAAATCTGTTAGCCATCGCGTCGGCGTCATTGTTCGTTCGGATCACGAGGTAGCCGATCTGTCGGTAACAGCCACCTCATCTAACGGTGGTACAACTCCCTTGGTGCTGGAATCGGTGGAGAAACCATCCGAGAACGAATATCAGCATCAGTTTGTCTTTAATGCGCCCAGCGGGGAGACCCTGCAGGTGGTGGCCACAGCCGAATCGCTTCTGTTTTTCCCATCCACATTATCATTGACGGTGGGCCGAGAATGCGACGATAAGGCGGGCACCATCATTGCGCAGCGTGGACTCTACGTGAGTGGCTCTGTACGTCCGGCAATCAGCGACGTTGAGGTCACCATCAGCGGTGGAAGATTGAGTCAGCCGGTCACAGTGGAAACAGACAGCAACGGCCAATATATTTACGGTCCCGTTAATTTGGACGGCCATCCCATTCTGGACTTGGCAGCTACTTTTACCGTCGAAGCCAAAAAGAGAGGATACATTGTCCGTCCAGCTAAGACATTTGGTGATTTCATCGCTGAGAAACTGGCCGAAATCTCTGTGTTGGTGGTGGATAGCGCTACCGGCCAGCCTCTACCTTCCGTCCTGGTGGCGGCCGCTGGTGGAGTTGGCTACCGGCAAAACAGTCAGACTGGACCGGACGGGCGAGTTACGTTGAGCAGCTTAAACCCAGGAGAATACTTTATCAAACCGGTGCTGAAGGAATATCGATTTGATCCGAGTTCGAAACTAATTGAGATCGAGGACGGCGCAACTGTTGAATTGCAGATCAA GGGTGAGAGAGTGGCTTTCAGCTGTTTTGGATCGGTCACAGCTCTCAATGGTGAACCGGAAGGCTCAGTGAGCGTGGAAGCAGTTGGCACGGGTCCGTCGCATTGCGCCGAGTACCAAGAAGACGCGACCAGCGAAGCCAATGGACAGTTCCGGATTCGTGGATTGCTGCCTGGG tGCGAGTACACTGTACGAATGAAGACGGGCAACGGTTTCAACAAAAACGTGGAACGGACATTGCCACTCAGCACAAACgttaaagtagaaaacagCGATGTCTCTGGTCTACGCTTTTCCGTCATCAAGGCCGTCAACCAAGCGGATGTTGTAGTCACGCTCGATGTGCTCGAACCGGAGCATTTGAGGACGATCAAGTTGAATTTATTCCGTGAAGATCAGCCCGGTGTGGTGCTGCAGAGTCTCAAGTTGGACAACTCACCCCTCGTCGTTCTGCCCGTCTTGCCTATGGATGGCCGTAAATACTTTATACAGCTGGAATCCAACCTTGGCCGGCATCATTTCGACTACCAGATGCCAGAGCTCTCATTCACTGCCAATACATCCGTCCAGCACCTCTCCATGCGTTTCCATCCAAGGCGGAAGACGGTCGATGCCTCTGAAACGACCCAAGTATCGATCAGAGGCGTCCTTGTCGCATTGCTGGTTGGATTGGCGGCCTACTATCGGGAAGAACTCGGCCCGTTTATCAACAGGGTCTTGGCTGTGGTGAATAACGCCCTGAAACCCAACCGAGGCGGGTTCGCTTTCGGGTCCGGTTTGTCTGGAGCGTCTTCTTCGTCAGGCCATCCCAACAATCCCGTGTTTAGCGAGCAAGAGCTAGCTCTGATGGACGAGGGCAACAATGTGACGAAGAAAAGAGTCAAACCGAGAAGAGCTCAATAG